The following proteins are co-located in the Vigna unguiculata cultivar IT97K-499-35 chromosome 9, ASM411807v1, whole genome shotgun sequence genome:
- the LOC114164632 gene encoding pathogenesis-related protein 5-like has product MTAKTSWNLTSLVILFTFLTCSFSNTFTIINNCPQTIWPGTLAGSGSPPLAPTGFRLDTGQSIKLTTVPGWSGRIWARTGCKFDATGVGRCQTGDCGGRLECEGNGAAPPTSLFEITFGAGNGQDYYDVSMVDGYNLPLPALPRGAHGGACNATGCITDINRGCPAELQVLGGVPNQGVVGCRSACEAFKLDKYCCSGEFANPNTCQPSYYSTLFKKACPRAYSYAFDDGTSTFTCKAYEYDIVFCPNSNGYTPNPASPPPPIRQPYWKHHQVTSSSNILLPFPAPIFLLVLTLTFLAFVRHGQ; this is encoded by the exons ATGACAGCAAAGACATCCTGGAACCTAACCAGTTTGGTCATTCTCTTTACATTCTTGACTTGCTCTTTCTCAAACACATTCACCATCATCAACAACTGTCCACAAACTATATGGCCTGGTACCCTTGCAGGTTCAGGGAGTCCTCCACTTGCACCAACCGGATTCCGGTTGGACACGGGTCAAAGCATCAAACTTACGACTGTCCCAGGTTGGTCAGGACGGATATGGGCAAGGACTGGTTGTAAATTTGATGCAACAGGTGTTGGAAGATGCCAAACAGGTGACTGTGGAGGAAGGCTGGAATGTGAGGGAAATGGTGCTGCTCCTCCTACCTCACTGTTTGAGATAACATTTGGTGCAGGCAATGGACAAGACTACTATGATGTTAGCATGGTAGATGGTTACAATTTGCCATTACCCGCTCTGCCACGAGGTGCACATGGTGGTGCCTGCAATGCCACAGGTTGTATTACTGATATCAACAGAG GTTGCCCGGCAGAACTTCAAGTATTAGGAGGTGTCCCAAATCAAGGGGTAGTGGGGTGTAGGAGTGCTTGTGAGGCATTCAAGTTGGATAAGTATTGCTGCAGTGGAGAATTTGCAAATCCAAATACATGCCAGCCTTCATATTATTCAACCTTATTCAAGAAAGCTTGTCCAAGAGCTTATAGCTATGCGTTTGACGATGGCACCAGCACTTTCACTTGCAAAGCATATGAATACGATATTGTTTTCTGTCCCAACAGCAACGGGTACACACCAAATCCTGCATCTCCTCCTCCACCAATTAGACAGCCCTATTGGAAGCATCACCAGGTCACTTCCTcgtcaaatattttattacccTTTCCAGCGCCAATCTTTCTCTTGGTTCTCACTCTTACTTTCTTGGCATTTGTAAGACACGGCCAATGA
- the LOC114162880 gene encoding uncharacterized protein LOC114162880: MEVYGKSMVAGPANVIFLSGIMGRDGQIPGHKCDWKCQNEHVCGNMYLCKLTGLTHICDKNCNQRILYDNHSSLCRASGQIFPLTPAEEQAVRGVRRKHDAAENSPTESCGFKRRRGDAQFHPSPFERSFSAVSPICSQVGDGMDLS; encoded by the coding sequence ATGGAGGTATATGGCAAATCTATGGTTGCAGGTCCTGcaaatgttatttttctgtcGGGTATAATGGGCCGAGATGGTCAAATTCCTGGTCACAAATGCGACTGGAAATGTCAAAATGAACATGTTTGTGGAAACATGTATCTCTGCAAGCTAACTGGGCTCACTCACATCTGTGATAAAAACTGTAACCAGAGAATTCTGTATGACAACCATAGCTCCCTTTGTCGAGCTAGTGGTCAAATTTTCCCCCTTACACCGGCGGAGGAACAGGCCGTGAGAGGTGTTCGAAGGAAGCATGATGCGGCGGAGAATTCTCCTACCGAGAGCTGTGGTTTTAAACGTAGGCGGGGCGATGCCCAATTCCACCCTTCTCCTTTTGAGAGATCTTTCTCTGCTGTCAGTCCTATCTGCAGCCAAGTTGGAGATGGCATGGATTTGAGCTAG